From a region of the Tachysurus fulvidraco isolate hzauxx_2018 chromosome 5, HZAU_PFXX_2.0, whole genome shotgun sequence genome:
- the LOC125141158 gene encoding polymeric immunoglobulin receptor-like, which yields MKILLIFTFCLISDGGASKEVTAYSGGGILIKCKYDTEYKDKQKYFCKGSMPSCTGQIKSGDKNQWVNSGRFSLFDDTKSSEFWVMIRELTVQDTGTYQCGVDRTLVKDIYTPVELKVKEDLSYEKSYSKTVHVGGHLTVRCKYPQSLRSDPKFLCGGRMQDFACFYKESVKDNKKYLITEKMALYDDREKQIFNVSIRDVTKQDSEYWCGAEKAWTSDHGYKVYFMRINLTVTDPYIPVSTSKPTRPLSSSSSSSSSPLLHLTDINKSWTTPASPPAGFPASTVITVSVILLLLLIGTIILTVVLQKNCSLQAAAASVGRHCDEESGNDQRIFLQCDYEEIKYAESLIYTTVIFYSNATNDAATIINDDVLCDYTSVTYTAVCG from the exons atgaagatcctcctcatcttcaccttCTGTCTGATCTCAG ATGGAGGAGCCTCAAAGGAAGTAACAGCATATTCAGGAGGAGGAATCCTTATCAAGTGCAAGTATGATACAGAAtacaaagataaacaaaaatatttctgtaagggTTCAATGCCAAGCTGTACTGGCCAAATAAAGTCAGGAGATAAAAACCAGTGGGTAAATTCAGGAAGATTCTCACTGTTTGATGACACCAAATCATCAGAGTTCtgggtgatgatcagagagctcaCTGTACAGGACACTGGGACGTAtcagtgtggagttgatagaaCTTTAGTGAAAGACATTTACACACCGGTGGAACTGAAGGTAAAGGAAG ATCTGTCCTATGAAAAGTCCTACAGTAAGACTGTCCATGTAGGAGGACATTTAACTGTCAGATGTAAATACCCACAATCCCTCAGGAGTGACCCCAAGTTTCTCTGTGGGGGGAGGATGCaagattttgcttgtttttataagGAATCTgttaaagataataaaaaatatttaattactgaGAAAATGGCCCTGTATgatgacagagaaaaacaaatcttcAATGTGAGTATTAGAGATGTAACTAAGCAGGACTCTGAATACTGGTGTGGAGCTGAGAAAGCCTGGACATCTGATCATGGATACAAGGTTTATTTCATGCGGATCAACCTGACAGTCACTG ATCCATATATCCCAGTTTCAACTTCAAAGCCAACCCGccctttatcatcatcatcatcatcttcatcatccccACTTCTTCATCTCACAGATATAAACAAATCCTGGACTACTCCAGCTTCTCCTCCAGCAG GATTTCCAGCTTCCACTGTTATcactgtgtctgtaattctgctgctgcttctgattGGAACCATAATCCTCACTGTGGTTTTACAAAAGAATTGCAGTTTgcaag cagcagcagcttctgtTGGCAGGCATTGTGATGAAGAATCAGGAAATGACCAGAG gattttcTTACAGTGTGactatgaagaaataaaatatgctGAAAGTCTGATTTACACAACAGTGATTTTTTACAGCAATGCCACTAATGATGCAGCTACAATCATTAATGATGATGTGTTGTGTGACTATACTTCAGTCACTTACACTGCTGTATGTGGATAG
- the LOC125141160 gene encoding CMRF35-like molecule 8 yields MKILLIFTLCLISDGGASKEVTGYSGGGILIKCKYDTEYKDKQKYFCKGSWPGCTDQIKTGDKNQWVNSRRFSLFDDTKSSEIWVMIRELTVQDTGTYQCGVDISLDRDIYEPVELKVKQGSLVSREVTAYAGGRIDIKCRYEDEYKDKSKSFCKIGTHQCCFNQKQTKPNSECSHDGRFSIHDNRSAGFFSVFIRELIIEDTGTYACGVVVSDKLAVYTVVTLNVTEGEEH; encoded by the exons atgaagatcctcctcatcttcacccTCTGTCTGATCTCAG ATGGAGGAGCCTCAAAGGAAGTAACAGGATATTCAGGAGGAGGAATCCTTATCAAGTGCAAGTATGATACAGAAtacaaagataaacaaaaatatttctgtaagggTTCATGGCCAGGCTGTACTGACCAAATAAAGACAGGAGATAAAAACCAGTGGGTAAATTCAAGAAGATTCTCACTGTTTGATGACACCAAATCATCAGAGATCtgggtgatgatcagagagctcaCTGTACAGGACACTGGGACGTACCAGTGTGGAGTTGACATTAGTTTAGACAGAGACATTTACGAACCGGTGGAACTGAAGGTAAAGCAAG GGTCCTTGGTCTCTAGAGAAGTGACTGCATATGCAGGGGGAAGAATTGACATCAAATGCAGATATGAGGATGAATATAAAGACAAATCAAAATCTTTCTGTAAGATCGGAACACATCAGTGTTGttttaatcaaaaacaaacaaaaccgaACAGTGAATGTTCACATGATGGCAGATTCTCAATTCATGACAACAGAAGTGCAGGattcttcagtgtgtttatcagAGAGCTTATTATAGAGGACACAGGAACATACGCAtgtggtgttgttgtgtctGATAAACTGGCGGTCTACACTGTAGTGACACTGAATGTAACAGAAGGTGAGGAGCATTAA
- the LOC125141209 gene encoding uncharacterized protein LOC125141209 gives NFISSDWFSYLSYEKSISKSVHVGGDLTVRCKYPQSLRSDPKFLCGGRTQDFACFYKDSVKENKKYLIVEKTALYDDREKQNFNVSIRSVTKQDSEYWCGAEKAWTSDHGYKVYFTRINLTVTDKNKSWTTPASPPAGFPASTVITVCVILLLLVGTITVFVALQKRQKLQADSASTTSGQDPGNQVVPRDICEYEEIKDSRRLSTSDVGNSTIYSTAELPTIPSDHHTVYANSKLPTSPYDSAAESDEGLNYTSVSFHAKSTSSNDAAAKIIFKKTEVLCDYDSLSHVTSSV, from the exons aattttatttcatctgATTGGTTCTCATATCTGTCCTATGAAAAGTCCATCAGTAAGAGTGTCCATGTAGGAGGAGATTTAACTGTCAGATGTAAATACCCACAATCCCTCAGGAGTGACCCCAAGTTTCTCTGTGGGGGGAGGACACaagattttgcttgtttttataagGACTCTgttaaagagaataaaaaatatttaattgttgAGAAAACGGCCCTGTATgatgacagagaaaaacaaaacttcaATGTGAGTATTAGATCTGTAACTAAGCAGGACTCTGAATACTGGTGTGGAGCTGAAAAAGCCTGGACATCTGATCATGGATACAAGGTTTATTTCACACGGATCAACCTGACAGTCACTG ataaaaacaaatcctGGACTACTCCAGCCTCTCCTCCAGCAG GATTTCCAGCGTCCACTgttatcactgtgtgtgtaattctgcTGCTTCTGGTTGGAACCATAACCGTCTTTGTGGCTCTACAAAAGAGACAAAAGTTGCAag CAGATTCAGCCTCTACTACTTCTGGCCAAGACCCAGGAAACCAAGTG GTTCCTCGTGATATCtgtgaatatgaagaaataaaagacagcAGACGACTTTCTACCTCAGATGTTGGAAATTCCACAATTTACTCTACAGCTGAACTACCCACAATCCCCTCTGATCATCACACGGTTTATGCAAATTCAAAGTTACCCACAAGCCCCTACGATTCGGCTGCAGAATCTGATGAAGGTCTGAATTACACATCAGTGAGTTTTCATGCCAAATCCACCAGCTCTAATGATGCAGCTGCAAAGATTATCTTTAAGAAGACAGAGGTCTTGTGTGACTACGATTCACTTAGTCATGTTACTTCATCTGTCTAG
- the LOC125141161 gene encoding CMRF35-like molecule 9, giving the protein MKILLIFTLCLISDGGASKEVTGYSGGGILIKCKYGTAYRDNQKYFCKGSTLYCSVQIKTGDKNQWVNSGRFSLFDDTKSSEFWVMFRELTVQDTGTYQCGVDKTLVKDIYTPVELKVKEGSLVSREVTAYAGGRINIKCRYEDEYKDKSKSFCKIGTHQWCFNQKQTKPNSEWSHDGRFSIHDNRSAGFFSVFIRELNIEDTGTYACGVVVSDKLAVYTVVTLNVTEGEEH; this is encoded by the exons atgaagatcctcctcatcttcacccTCTGTCTGATCTCAG ATGGAGGAGCCTCAAAGGAAGTAACAGGATATTCAGGAGGAGGAATCCTTATCAAGTGCAAGTATGGTACAGCATACAGAGATAaccaaaaatatttctgtaagggTTCAACACTATACTGTTCTGTACAAATAAAGACAGGAGATAAAAACCAGTGGGTAAATTCAGGAAGATTCTCACTGTTTGATGACACCAAATCATCAGAGTTCTGGGTGATGTTCAGAGAGCTCACTGTACAGGACACTGGGACGTACCAGTGTGGAGTTGATAAAACTTTAGTGAAAGACATTTACACACCAGTGGAACTGAAGGTAAAGGAAG GGTCCTTGGTCTCTAGAGAAGTGACTGCATATGCAGGGGGAAGAATTAACATCAAATGCAGATATGAGGATGAATATAAAGACAAATCAAAATCATTCTGTAAGATCGgaacacatcagtggtgttttaatcaaaaacaaacaaaaccaaacagtGAATGGTCACATGATGGCAGATTCTCAATTCATGACAACAGAAGTGCAGGattcttcagtgtgtttatcagAGAGCTTAATATAGAGGACACAGGAACATACGCAtgtggtgttgttgtgtctGATAAACTGGCGGTCTACACTGTAGTGACACTGAATGTAACAGAAGGTGAGGAGCATTAA